In one window of Hevea brasiliensis isolate MT/VB/25A 57/8 chromosome 10, ASM3005281v1, whole genome shotgun sequence DNA:
- the LOC110637082 gene encoding calmodulin-7-like yields the protein MVDQLTNDQISEFKEAFSLFDKDGDGCITKKELGTVMRSLGQNPTEAELQDMINEVDANGNGTIDFPEFLNLMARKMKDTDSEEELKEAFRVFDNYHNGFISAAELRHVMTNLGKNLIDEEVDEMIREADVDGDGQINYEEFVKVMIAK from the coding sequence ATGGTAGATCAACTTACAAATGATCAGATCTCCGAATTCAAGGAAGCATTCAGCTTGTTTGACAAAGATGGAGATGGTTGCATTACCAAAAAGGAGCTTGGGACTGTGATGAGATCGCTGGGACAAAACCCTACTGAGGCAGAGCTACAGGATATGATTAATGAAGTTGATGCTAATGGGAATGGAACTATTGATTTCCCTGAGTTTTTAAATCTAATGGCTAGGAAGATGAAAGATACCGACTCCGAGGAAGAGCTGAAAGAGGCCTTTAGAGTTTTTGACAATTATCATAATGGTTTTATTTCTGCTGCTGAGTTACGTCATGTTATGACAAATCTCGGCAAGAATCTTATAGATGAAGAAGTTGATGAAATGATAAGGGAAGCAGATGTTGATGGTGATGGCCAAATAAATTATGAGGAATTTGTGAAGGTCATGATAGCAAAATGA
- the LOC110637086 gene encoding microtubule-associated protein RP/EB family member 1C, translating into MATTIGMMDSAYFVGRSEILSWINTTLQLNLSKVEEACSGAVHCQLMDSVHPGIVPMHKVNFDAKNEYEMIQNYKVLQDVFNKLKITKHMEVNKLIKGRPLDNLEFMQWMKHYCDSVNGGALNYNPLERREACKGGKEASKKCVASQPSAKTSTAAPKAQSSHNARRNDVSSVNSTNQSVKASKPPPNPVPAYDEQITELKLSVDSLEKERDFYFAKLRDIEILCQSPEIENSTVVAAIKRILYAVDDDPSVVAEAQAMVSLQQKEALSPIFEASSEEKMNSDSQKRKNIVNFDVDSTGITALSPRQRLSESTDVHCSGSPLMTY; encoded by the exons ATGGCCACGACTATCGGGATGATGGATTCGGCATATTTCGTCGGTAGATCGGAGATCCTCTCGTGGATCAACACCACTCTCCAACTCAATCTCTCCAAAGTCGAAGAG GCCTGCTCCGGTGCGGTTCACTGCCAGCTAATGGACTCTGTTCATCCAGGGATCGTGCCTATGCACAAGGTCAATTTCGATGCCAAGAACGAGTACGAAATGATCCAGAATTACAAGGTCCTTCAAGATGTCTTCAACAAACTCAAGATCACTAAG CACATGGAAGTGAATAAGCTTATAAAAGGAAGACCGCTTGATAATTTGGAGTTCATGCAGTGGATGAAGCATTATTGCGATTCTGTTAATGGAGGCGCTCTCAA TTACAATCCATTGGAAAGAAGAGAGGCATGCAAGGGAGGAAAAGAAGCAAGCAAGAAATGTGTGGCATCTCAACCTTCAGCCAAGACTTCAACTGCTGCCCCTAAAGCACAGTCCTCCCACAATGCTCGAAGGAATGATGTGTCCTCTGTGAACTCTACAAATCAATCTGTGAAGGCCTCAAAACCACCTCCTAATCCAGTGCCTGCATATGATGAACAG ATCACAGAATTGAAGCTGTCAGTGGACAGTCTTGAGAAGGAGAGGGACTTCTACTTTGCGAAGCTGAGAGATATCGAGATTCTTTGCCAGAGTCCTGAGATTGAAAACTCAACT GTTGTTGCAGCAATAAAAAGAATCTTGTACGCTGTAGATGATGATCCATCTGTTGTTGCAGAAGCTCAAGCCATGGTATCCCTTCAGCAGAAAGAAGCATTAAGTCCCATTTTTGAGGCTTCATCAGAGGAAAAGATGAATTCAGATTCTCAGAAGCGAAAAAATATTGTGAACTTTGATGTTGATTCTACGGGCATCACAGCATTGTCGCCAAGGCAAAGGCTTTCAGAATCAACTGATGTCCATTGCAGTGGGTCACCTCTTATGACTTACTGA
- the LOC110637081 gene encoding cyclin-D3-2, with amino-acid sequence MALEENVQLPSSALVLDGLYCEEEGIEEDYACVDDCSEVYDQVVRKVSPFSGVLLEQDLFWEDDELLTLISKEKDTHFCFDNVVSDGCLMVVRKEAIDWVLRVKAHYGFTALTGVLAVNYFDRFISSLNFPRDKPWMGQLAAVACLSLAAKVEETQVPLLLDLQVEESKYVFEAKTIKRMELLVLSTLQWRMNPVTPISFFDHIMRRLGLKNQLHWEFFRRCERLLLSVIVDSRFMSYLPSTLATATMLHVIKEAEPCNQVEYQHQLMSVIKISEDKLNECYKLILELSGSENQSCKRKYPLTPSSPNGVIDAYFSCDSSNESWAVSSTASSSPVSRFKRNRTQDQQMRVPSLNRLSVDVLGSPH; translated from the exons ATGGCTCTGGAGGAGAATGTACAGCTTCCCAGCTCAGCATTGGTTCTTGATGGGTTATACTGTGAAGAGGAGGGCATTGAGGAAGATTATGCTTGCGTTGATGATTGTAGTGAAGTTTATGATCAGGTTGTGAGAAAGGTGTCACCTTTTTCTGGTGTTTTGCTTGAACAAGACTTGTTTTGGGAAGATGATGAGCTACTTACTCTAATCTCCAAAGAAAAAGATACCCACTTTTGTTTTGATAATGTAGTCTCTGATGGGTGCTTAATGGTGGTTCGTAAAGAGGCTATTGATTGGGTTTTGAGGGTAAAAGCTCACTATGGTTTCACTGCTTTGACTGGTGTTCTTGCTGTGAACTACTTTGATAGGttcatttcaagtttaaattttCCAAGAGACAAGCCTTGGATGGGTCAACTTGCTGCTGTGGCTTGTTTGTCTCTGGCTGCCAAAGTGGAGGAGACCCAAGTGCCTCTTCTTTTAGACTTGCAA GTGGAGGAATCAAAGTATGTTTTCGAAGCCAAGACTATAAAGAGAATGGAGCTTCTGGTGCTCTCTACTCTTCAGTGGAGGATGAATCCTGTGACTCCAATTTCCTTCTTTGATCACATTATGAGGAGGCTTGGACTAAAGAATCAATTGCATTGGGAATTTTTTAGGAGGTGTGAGCGTTTACTTCTCTCTGTCATTGTCG ATTCAAGGTTCATGAGTTATCTTCCTTCTACGTTGGCCACCGCAACTATGCTGCATGTTATTAAGGAGGCGGAGCCTTGTAATCAAGTGGAATACCAGCATCAGCTTATGTCTGTGATCAAAATCAGTGAG GATAAATTGAACGAGTGTTACAAGCTCATTTTGGAGCTTTCAGGCAGTGAGAATCAAAGCTGCAAGAGAAAGTATCCATTGACACCCAGTAGTCCAAATGGAGTCATTGATGCATACTTCAGCTGCGATAGCTCAAATGAGTCGTGGGCTGTGTCGTCAACAGCCTCATCATCACCAGTGTCTCGATTCAAAAGAAATAGAACCCAGGATCAGCAGATGCGGGTGCCCTCACTAAATCGTTTGTCTGTAGATGTGCTTGGCAgtcctcactaa
- the LOC110637107 gene encoding probable LRR receptor-like serine/threonine-protein kinase At4g37250, whose amino-acid sequence MNSQRNSLHIWWTILALILLFLAVQSFGLNTDGILLFSFKFSILSDPFRVLQSWNYYDETPCSWNGVTCGAPGIDAAFSRVTGLSLPNAQLLGSIPAELGMVQYLQNLDLSNNSLNGSLPFALFNASQLRFLDLSNNMISGELPETIGSLQNLEFLNLSENALAGTLPSSLPTLHNLSVVSLNNNYFCGGLPSEFGAVQVLDLSFNLINGSLPQDFGGSNLHYLNISYNKLSGQIPPEFASQVPGNATIDLSFNNLSGEIPDSSVFLNQKATSFIGNPDICGKPSRNPCPILSYPPSSFPNVSSPTSPAIAAIPKAIPATTPPGHAATGSQGLRRGTIIAIIVGDIAGAAILGMLFFYVYHLKKRKNIETTLKKETNNAKDTWSSSSESRGFTRWSCLRKRGDDEEESDSTSSDNDDDNPRSLENQRPQEQEQHKGGTLVTFDGEKQLELETLLKASAYILGATGSSIMYKAVLEDGTALAVRRIGESHLERFRDFETQVRIIAKLVHPNLVRIRGFYWGVDEKLIIYDFVPNGSLANARYWKVGSSPCYLPWEVRLKISKGVARGLSFLHDKKHVHGNLKPSNILLGSDMEPRIGDFGLERLMTGDSSRKSGGSTRNFGSKRSTASRDSFQDFSLGPSPSPSPSLIGGLSPYHAPESLRSLKPNPKWDVYSFGVMLLELLTGKVIVVDELGQGNNGLSVDDHNRAIRMADVAIRADVEGKEEALLACFKLGYSCASPIPQKRPTMKEVLQVLEKIPSSSSSSSYLYGH is encoded by the exons ATGAATTCCCAAAGGAATAGCCTCCATATATGGTGGACGATTCTTGCACTTATTCTCTTATTTCTTGCAGTCCAATCTTTTGGGCTCAACACAGATGGTATTCTCTTGTTTTCTTTCAAGTTTTCTATTCTCAGTGACCCTTTCCGTGTTCTTCAGAGCTGGAACTACTACGATGAGACTCCGTGTTCCTGGAATGGAGTGACCTGTGGAGCTCCAGGAATAGACGCTGCCTTCTCTCGTGTCACTGGCTTGTCTCTCCCAAATGCTCAGCTTCTTGGTTCAATCCCTGCTGAACTTGGTATGGTCCAATACCTCCAAAATCTTGATCTTTCCAACAATTCTCTCAATGGGTCTTTGCCTTTTGCCCTTTTCAACGCATCCCAACTTCGGTTTCTTGACTTGTCTAATAATATGATCTCTGGCGAGTTGCCAGAGACTATAGGTTCCTTACAGAATCTTGAGTTTCTTAACCTGTCTGAAAATGCCTTGGCGGGAACCTTACCCTCTAGTCTCCCTACCCTCCATAATCTAAGTGTTGTTTCTTTGAACAACAATTACTTCTGTGGTGGTCTGCCCAGTGAATTTGGAGCCGTTCAAGTTTTAGATCTTTCTTTCAATCTCATCAATGGATCTCTGCCTCAAGATTTTGGTGGTAGCAATCTCCATTACTTGAATATCTCTTATAACAAGCTCTCTGGCCAAATTCCACCAGAATTCGCTTCACAAGTCCCGGGCAATGCCACTATCGATCTCTCATTCAATAATCTGTCCGGAGAAATTCCAGATTCTAGCGTTTTCTTGAATCAGAAAGCCACTTCTTTTATTGGGAATCCTGATATCTGTGGCAAGCCATCAAGAAACCCATGTCCAATTCTTTCTTATCCGCCATCCTCTTTTCCGAATGTATCTTCCCCTACTTCTCCAGCAATCGCTGCAATTCCAAAAGCAATACCTGCAACCACCCCACCAGGTCATGCAGCAACCGGGTCTCAAGGGCTTAGGCGAGGAACCATCATAGCGATCATAGTTGGTGACATTGCAGGGGCTGCAATTCTTGGCATGCTTTTCTTCTATGTCTACCACTTAAAGAAAAGGAAGAACATCGAAACCACGCTCAAGAAAGAAACTAACAATGCAAAGGATACTTGGTCTTCCTCCTCAGAATCAAGAGGGTTCACAAGATGGTCATGTTTACGCAAAAGAGGGGACGACGAAGAAGAATCCGATTCTACAAGTTCTGACAACGACGACGACAATCCTAGAAGTCTCGAAAATCAACGGCCACAAGAGCAGGAACAACACAAAGGAGGCACATTAGTGACGTTTGACGGCGAAAAACAGCTCGAGCTCGAAACTTTACTCAAGGCATCAGCTTATATACTGGGCGCAACTGGCTCTAGCATAATGTACAAGGCCGTTCTTGAAGATGGGACTGCACTTGCGGTTCGTAGAATAGGTGAGAGCCACTTAGAGCGGTTCAGAGACTTCGAGACCCAGGTCCGTATCATAGCCAAGTTGGTGCACCCAAATCTGGTTCGAATTCGTGGGTTCTATTGGGGGGTCGATGAGAAGCTCATTATCTATGATTTCGTCCCCAATGGCAGCCTCGCCAATGCTCGTTACT GGAAAGTAGGCTCTTCACCTTGCTATCTACCATGGGAGGTCCGGCTCAAGATTTCTAAAGGAGTAGCCCGTGGGCTGTCTTTCCTCCATGACAAGAAGCACGTGCATGGAAACTTGAAGCCCAGTAATATTCTTTTGGGTTCCGATATGGAGCCTAGGATTGGAGATTTTGGGCTTGAGAGGCTCATGACTGGTGATTCAAGCCGTAAATCAGGCGGATCAACCAGAAATTTTGGTAGCAAAAGGTCCACAGCCTCTCGGGACAGCTTCCAAGACTTCTCACTTGGGCCCAGCCCGAGCCCAAGTCCGAGTTTGATAGGAGGTTTATCGCCTTACCATGCTCCGGAGTCGCTGAGAAGCCTGAAGCCCAACCCAAAGTGGGATGTGTATTCATTTGGGGTTATGTTGCTAGAGCTACTAACTGGGAAGGTTATAGTTGTGGATGAGTTAGGCCAAGGAAACAATGGCCTGTCAGTTGACGATCATAATCGGGCAATAAGGATGGCTGACGTGGCTATTCGAGCTGATGTGGAAGGCAAAGAGGAGGCCTTGCTGGCTTGCTTCAAGTTAGGGTACAGTTGTGCTTCTCCAATCCCACAAAAGAGGCCAACAATGAAAGAGGTGCTGCAAGTCCTGGAGAAAatcccatcttcttcttcatcctcaTCATACTTGTATGGTCACTAA
- the LOC110637087 gene encoding ADP-ribosylation factor 1, with the protein MGLAISRLMKMLFARKEMRILMVGLDAAGKTTILYKLKLGEIVTTIPTIGFNVETVEYKNVSFTVWDVGGQDKIRPLWRHYFQNTQGLIFVVDSNDRERISEARDELHRMLSEDELRDATLLVFANKQDLPNAMTVSEITDKLGLHSLRQRRWYIQATCATSGQGLYEGLDWLSSNISSKG; encoded by the exons ATGGGTTTGGCAATATCAAGGCTCATGAAGATGCTTTTTGCAAGGAAAGAAATGAGGATTCTGATGGTGGGTTTAGATGCAGCTGGAAAAACAACCATCCTCTACAAGTTGAAGCTTGGAGAGATTGTTACTACCATACCCACTATTG GGTTCAATGTCGAAACTGTTGAATACAAAAACGTTAGCTTCACTGTCTGGGATGTTGGAGGACAGGATAAG ATTCGACCATTATGGAGACATTACTTTCAGAACACTCAGGGCCTCATATTTGTGGTGGATAGTAATGACAGGGAAAGGATTTCAGAAGCCAGAGATGAGCTTCATCGGATGCTGAGTGAG GACGAACTGCGCGATGCAACATTGCTTGTATTTGCCAATAAGCAAGATCTTCCAAATGCAATGACTGTTTCAGAAATCACTGATAAACTTGGTCTGCACTCACTTCGCCAGCGACGATG GTACATTCAAGCTACTTGTGCTACCTCTGGCCAAGGACTCTATGAGGGTCTTGATTGGCTGTCTAGCAATATCTCTAGCAAG GGGTAA